One region of Thiorhodovibrio frisius genomic DNA includes:
- a CDS encoding DnaT-like ssDNA-binding domain-containing protein, whose translation MNASASGETISHPGQSPPSARPGASRSPPSPAKSEPEPAPPPASAPRAIPQDWQPSERVYAWAIKHGLRRDWVEDQVDEFITFWTDAGIRRRSWDATFMHRLEYLQTRPITKKQEKTHVISHTGLADKDYASGATPIDQIPWLNAADVP comes from the coding sequence ATAAACGCCTCGGCATCGGGGGAAACGATCTCGCACCCGGGCCAGTCGCCACCAAGCGCCAGGCCTGGCGCTTCCAGGAGCCCGCCTTCCCCGGCCAAATCCGAACCCGAACCTGCCCCGCCTCCAGCGTCGGCTCCGCGCGCCATTCCGCAAGATTGGCAACCCAGCGAGCGTGTCTATGCCTGGGCAATCAAGCATGGGCTGAGGCGCGATTGGGTGGAGGATCAGGTCGATGAGTTCATCACCTTTTGGACGGATGCCGGCATCAGGCGCCGGAGTTGGGACGCGACCTTCATGCATCGCCTGGAATATCTGCAAACCCGTCCGATAACGAAGAAACAGGAGAAAACCCATGTCATCTCGCACACCGGACTTGCTGACAAAGACTATGCCAGCGGCGCGACGCCGATCGACCAGATTCCTTGGCTCAACGCCGCCGATGTCCCCTGA
- a CDS encoding type II toxin-antitoxin system RelE/ParE family toxin: protein MRRIERTSQFKRDYKQEVKGQHRATLEADLVPVVRMLASDDPLPPRLHDHALADTWQDHRDCHVKPDLVLIYRKPDDAVLQLVRLGSHSELGL, encoded by the coding sequence ATGCGGAGGATTGAGCGGACCAGCCAATTCAAGCGCGACTACAAACAGGAAGTCAAGGGCCAGCATCGAGCGACGCTCGAGGCCGACTTGGTTCCTGTCGTGCGGATGCTCGCCAGCGATGATCCGCTTCCTCCTCGTCTCCACGACCACGCCCTGGCTGATACTTGGCAAGATCATCGCGATTGCCATGTGAAACCCGATCTGGTGTTGATCTACCGCAAACCAGATGACGCGGTGTTGCAACTGGTTCGACTCGGCTCGCACAGCGAACTGGGTCTCTGA
- a CDS encoding type II toxin-antitoxin system RelB/DinJ family antitoxin produces MGTSNAVVRARIDPQIKAEASAVLAAMGLTVSDAFRLLLTRVAQEKALPFEPLVPNETTIAAMREPGVSKDSIAWKR; encoded by the coding sequence ATGGGCACATCAAATGCTGTCGTTCGCGCCAGGATCGATCCGCAGATCAAGGCAGAAGCCTCGGCTGTTCTTGCCGCCATGGGACTGACGGTCTCCGACGCTTTTCGTCTTTTATTGACGCGCGTAGCGCAGGAAAAGGCGCTGCCGTTCGAGCCCCTGGTTCCCAACGAGACCACGATCGCCGCGATGCGCGAGCCGGGGGTCTCAAAGGATTCGATAGCGTGGAAGCGCTGA
- a CDS encoding tyrosine-type recombinase/integrase produces MVTVKALRTLKPGVWLSDGGARGAGTLVFRKTGGVTRAYFRYTQSDGSRYAFPLGHCDENGRDGLSLADARTKASELSKLYLSGIRDIRGYLENQEAARRAEQEAEKSAAIAAEVANQAKKVQTLRALCEAYTTALESQGKMKSARDVRSAFKVHVFQNHASLADLPASDVTPQQIAMIVRSVREAGKERTAGILRSYLRAAYAMAIRAPFDSAVNSQLAAFDVEMNPVDAIPTIPVRSGQRSLSHTEFRDYLNNLNDSIPDMALKLAVVSGGQRMAQLLRVRVADYNEATQVLRLWDGKGKRREPREHLIPLGPKGEAIVTGLVARAREKTKEFAAINETLAESNPSLWISTGGATVVETTPGKRLIEISSAMQVEPFNLRDVRRTVETMLASMGISRETRAQLLSHGLGGVQAVHYDRHTYMEEKRAAILAWESQLLEIGVNL; encoded by the coding sequence TTGGTTACAGTAAAAGCTCTCCGCACCCTAAAGCCGGGTGTTTGGCTCTCTGACGGCGGCGCCCGTGGTGCCGGAACCTTGGTTTTCCGCAAGACCGGTGGTGTAACCCGCGCGTACTTCAGGTACACACAGTCTGACGGAAGTCGCTATGCCTTCCCGCTCGGACATTGTGATGAAAATGGCCGTGATGGACTCAGCCTAGCCGATGCCCGAACAAAGGCGTCCGAACTATCCAAACTCTATCTATCAGGTATTCGAGACATTCGTGGATATCTCGAAAACCAAGAGGCCGCGCGTCGCGCTGAACAGGAAGCAGAAAAGTCAGCGGCTATCGCGGCTGAAGTGGCGAATCAAGCAAAAAAAGTTCAAACGCTAAGAGCCTTGTGTGAGGCTTATACTACTGCGCTCGAATCGCAAGGAAAGATGAAATCAGCGCGGGATGTCCGATCAGCCTTCAAAGTTCATGTTTTTCAGAACCATGCTTCTTTAGCGGATCTTCCTGCCAGTGACGTTACACCTCAGCAGATTGCGATGATTGTTCGTTCAGTCCGAGAAGCAGGTAAAGAACGCACGGCAGGTATTTTGCGAAGTTACTTGCGAGCGGCCTATGCAATGGCCATCCGCGCGCCGTTCGATAGTGCGGTCAACTCCCAACTCGCTGCCTTTGACGTTGAGATGAATCCGGTCGATGCGATTCCGACAATCCCGGTTCGATCAGGTCAACGCAGTTTGAGTCATACGGAATTTCGTGACTATCTGAATAATCTAAATGATTCAATCCCTGATATGGCATTAAAGCTTGCTGTGGTTAGCGGCGGGCAGCGAATGGCGCAACTCCTTCGAGTAAGGGTGGCGGACTACAACGAAGCTACGCAGGTTTTAAGACTGTGGGATGGAAAAGGAAAGCGTCGAGAACCAAGAGAGCATTTGATTCCACTTGGACCTAAAGGCGAAGCAATCGTCACCGGCTTGGTTGCTCGCGCGAGAGAAAAGACCAAAGAGTTTGCCGCAATCAATGAAACTTTGGCAGAATCAAATCCCTCTTTATGGATATCGACAGGTGGTGCAACAGTTGTTGAGACGACGCCAGGAAAGCGGCTCATCGAAATCTCCAGTGCGATGCAGGTTGAGCCCTTCAATCTGCGCGATGTTCGCCGTACGGTCGAGACCATGCTGGCAAGCATGGGGATCAGTCGCGAAACCCGCGCGCAACTCCTCAGCCATGGGTTGGGAGGCGTGCAGGCGGTGCATTACGACCGTCACACCTACATGGAAGAGAAGCGCGCCGCCATACTCGCTTGGGAGTCGCAACTGCTTGAAATCGGCGTCAACCTCTGA
- a CDS encoding DUF5681 domain-containing protein translates to MPWKPGQSGNKTGRPRGSINFAKLRKAIADDIPEILEAMVAAAKGGDVAAAKLLLDRALPPLKPVAPTFPLDLSGGPSEAFERIVEAVSKGQLPLDTALVAAQIAAATPESAQALEFPAEEELDALYAKGIAKMEAEKARVEREKAEGKRGGMPKRTELTEPEPEAW, encoded by the coding sequence ATGCCCTGGAAACCCGGACAAAGCGGCAACAAAACCGGACGCCCTCGCGGAAGCATCAACTTCGCCAAGCTGCGCAAAGCCATTGCCGACGATATTCCCGAGATTCTCGAAGCAATGGTTGCGGCGGCAAAAGGCGGCGACGTGGCTGCGGCCAAGCTGCTACTAGACCGCGCCCTTCCACCGCTCAAGCCCGTTGCTCCAACATTCCCGCTTGACCTGTCGGGTGGACCGAGCGAAGCCTTCGAGCGAATTGTCGAAGCCGTGAGCAAAGGCCAGCTACCCCTAGACACCGCACTGGTGGCGGCGCAGATTGCGGCGGCGACCCCCGAGTCCGCGCAAGCGCTCGAATTCCCGGCAGAAGAAGAGCTGGACGCGCTCTATGCCAAGGGTATAGCGAAAATGGAAGCCGAAAAGGCGCGCGTGGAGCGCGAGAAGGCGGAAGGCAAGCGCGGCGGAATGCCCAAGCGAACCGAGCTGACCGAGCCCGAACCGGAAGCCTGGTGA
- a CDS encoding DUF927 domain-containing protein, with protein sequence MSDTTEGPPLVDIKATARAALTSADAVLSRWLPGGKRQGPEYLARNPRRTDNNPGSFSVNTQTGAWSDFATGDAGGDLVSLVAYLEGTDSQGEAAHRLANALGITATVALNRSDNSATVTEKARANGHQRPEVTPAPAPKATMSPIPESALAARQRAHHTHGEPSAEWCYRSPDGQPLAFVQRFDLNGERKQFSPQSWNGSSWIRKAPPEPRPLYGLDRLAAKPEAAALVCEGEKAADAAAALVPEAVCIASMNGAKAAAKTDWTPLKGRRVLVWPDNDEPGALYANNAKSLAYLAGAESVAILDLESLAPDLPPGWDAADALADDWTPERFAEVARWRDFPSPLDKSRRTERTRRTASNGAALSGSPAENPERTERTEKPKPEVERPGYAVHDQRTGFGPAGLWWHGIKDEAEVDQWICTPLHADAMSASDTDTEHGLLLRFRNAAGRWREWSMPMALLKGSGEELRGELLALGVRIDPMSHRLLNGYLMSRYPKRRVLAATETGWHMAGKVFVLPHRIIGNGDVRFQSEHAQHDEFTTGGTLDAWRSEIAARCIGNPILALAVSASLAGPLLAKVHRTSGGFHLVGDSSTGKSTALSCGASVWGGPGFVRTWRATSNGLEGIAAALNDTALILDEISEADPRELGAVIYAIGNGTGKSRASRTGGARAVRRWRVMLLSSGERTIGATMLEGGKRAKAGQEARLLDIPCSRRFGLFDELHGLDNGRQLSDTLRTAAATHFGHAGPAFVQALVADGSGDAGELLAAIQARGEFAAESSLEGRAAGAFALAALAGELATLYGITDWPEELAIKAAATAYQAWKEQRGKGHTETRQILEAVEDFIAKHGDSRFSHVLAGDSGPMIRDRAGWFRDDDDGTDDNGVKRKKRVYLFTSAGLREATTGFDFRRVLDALDAAGWIADRDEGKRYKTTKVQGRTQHPYAIAPRCEP encoded by the coding sequence ATGAGCGACACCACTGAAGGCCCGCCACTGGTGGACATAAAAGCCACCGCCCGCGCGGCACTGACCAGCGCGGACGCGGTTCTGTCGCGCTGGTTGCCCGGCGGCAAGCGCCAAGGCCCGGAATATCTGGCGCGCAATCCGAGGCGGACGGACAACAACCCTGGTTCGTTTTCCGTCAACACCCAAACCGGCGCATGGTCTGACTTTGCCACCGGCGACGCTGGCGGCGACCTTGTTTCCCTGGTGGCCTATCTCGAAGGCACCGACAGCCAAGGCGAAGCGGCCCACCGGTTGGCCAATGCTCTCGGAATAACCGCAACTGTTGCGCTAAATCGCTCGGACAATTCCGCAACTGTGACGGAAAAGGCGCGCGCAAATGGCCATCAGCGGCCCGAGGTGACGCCAGCGCCAGCACCGAAGGCAACCATGAGCCCGATTCCCGAAAGCGCCCTAGCGGCCCGCCAGCGCGCGCACCACACGCACGGCGAGCCCAGCGCGGAATGGTGTTACCGCTCGCCCGACGGTCAACCGCTGGCGTTCGTGCAACGGTTCGACCTGAATGGCGAGCGAAAGCAATTCAGCCCGCAAAGCTGGAACGGTTCGAGCTGGATTCGCAAGGCACCGCCCGAGCCGCGCCCGCTCTATGGACTCGACAGACTGGCGGCAAAGCCCGAGGCGGCGGCGCTAGTCTGTGAAGGCGAAAAAGCGGCGGACGCGGCGGCGGCGCTGGTGCCCGAGGCTGTCTGCATCGCCAGCATGAACGGCGCCAAGGCGGCCGCGAAAACTGACTGGACCCCACTCAAAGGCCGGCGCGTGCTGGTCTGGCCGGACAATGACGAACCCGGCGCGCTCTATGCCAACAATGCAAAGTCGCTCGCCTATCTGGCCGGCGCTGAATCAGTCGCGATTCTTGACCTGGAATCGCTGGCGCCAGACCTTCCCCCAGGTTGGGACGCGGCGGACGCCTTGGCCGATGATTGGACGCCCGAGCGGTTCGCGGAGGTGGCCCGCTGGCGCGATTTTCCATCGCCCCTTGATAAATCCCGGCGAACCGAGCGAACCCGGCGAACCGCCAGCAATGGCGCGGCTTTGAGCGGTTCGCCCGCCGAAAACCCCGAGCGAACCGAGCGAACCGAAAAGCCGAAACCTGAGGTGGAGCGCCCCGGTTATGCCGTGCATGACCAACGCACCGGCTTCGGCCCCGCTGGCCTGTGGTGGCACGGCATCAAGGACGAAGCCGAGGTTGACCAATGGATATGCACGCCCTTGCATGCCGATGCCATGAGCGCCAGCGACACCGACACCGAGCACGGCCTTTTGCTGCGGTTCCGCAACGCGGCCGGACGCTGGCGAGAATGGTCTATGCCGATGGCCCTACTCAAGGGAAGCGGCGAGGAATTGCGCGGCGAACTGCTGGCGCTTGGCGTGCGAATCGACCCAATGAGCCACCGCCTGCTTAACGGCTACTTAATGAGTCGCTACCCCAAGCGGCGCGTGCTGGCGGCGACCGAAACCGGATGGCACATGGCCGGAAAGGTGTTCGTGCTGCCCCATCGCATCATTGGCAATGGTGACGTGCGGTTTCAATCGGAACATGCCCAGCATGACGAATTCACCACTGGCGGCACCTTGGACGCCTGGCGCTCTGAGATTGCGGCGCGCTGCATTGGGAATCCGATTCTTGCCCTGGCGGTTTCCGCATCGCTGGCCGGCCCGCTGCTGGCCAAGGTGCACCGGACAAGCGGCGGCTTTCACCTGGTAGGAGATAGCAGCACCGGCAAGAGCACGGCCCTTTCCTGCGGCGCTTCGGTCTGGGGAGGCCCTGGCTTTGTTCGCACCTGGCGCGCGACATCGAACGGACTCGAAGGCATCGCGGCGGCATTGAATGACACCGCCTTGATTCTCGACGAAATCAGCGAAGCCGACCCGCGCGAGCTTGGCGCGGTTATCTATGCCATCGGCAACGGCACCGGCAAGAGTCGCGCAAGTCGCACCGGCGGCGCCCGAGCTGTGCGGCGCTGGCGCGTCATGCTGTTATCAAGCGGTGAACGCACCATTGGCGCGACCATGCTGGAAGGCGGCAAGCGCGCCAAGGCAGGACAAGAGGCGCGGCTTTTGGATATTCCATGTTCGCGGCGCTTCGGTCTGTTCGACGAATTGCACGGCCTGGACAACGGACGCCAGCTATCGGACACCCTGAGAACAGCGGCGGCGACCCACTTTGGCCATGCCGGCCCCGCGTTCGTGCAAGCCCTGGTTGCCGATGGTTCCGGCGACGCTGGCGAGCTGCTCGCGGCCATTCAAGCCCGAGGCGAATTCGCGGCGGAATCAAGCCTTGAAGGACGCGCGGCCGGCGCGTTCGCCCTGGCGGCGCTGGCTGGTGAACTCGCGACGCTCTATGGCATTACTGACTGGCCTGAAGAATTGGCCATCAAGGCGGCGGCCACCGCCTATCAAGCCTGGAAGGAACAGCGCGGCAAGGGACACACCGAGACCCGGCAAATTCTCGAAGCGGTTGAAGACTTCATTGCCAAGCACGGCGATTCCCGATTTTCGCACGTTCTGGCCGGCGACAGCGGCCCAATGATCCGCGACCGCGCTGGCTGGTTTCGCGATGATGATGACGGCACTGACGACAATGGCGTCAAGCGCAAAAAGCGCGTTTACCTGTTCACATCGGCCGGCTTGCGCGAAGCCACCACCGGCTTTGACTTCCGTCGCGTGCTGGACGCCTTGGACGCGGCCGGCTGGATTGCCGACCGCGACGAAGGCAAGCGCTACAAGACCACCAAAGTGCAAGGCCGGACGCAACACCCCTATGCCATCGCCCCGAGGTGCGAGCCGTGA
- a CDS encoding helix-turn-helix transcriptional regulator — MNENLSPSRALESETQAALYLGVSPRTLQAWRVRGTGPQFVKLGRSVRYDRAALDAFIAENARTNTVGGAA; from the coding sequence ATGAACGAAAACCTTTCCCCTTCCCGCGCCCTGGAATCTGAGACCCAAGCGGCGCTATATCTCGGAGTTTCCCCCCGGACCCTGCAAGCCTGGCGCGTGCGCGGCACCGGCCCGCAATTCGTCAAACTCGGTCGGTCGGTTCGCTATGACCGCGCTGCGCTTGACGCCTTCATTGCCGAGAATGCCCGCACCAACACGGTCGGAGGTGCGGCATGA
- a CDS encoding tyrosine-type recombinase/integrase: MANDSGKTERRKLIKRDVDAARHEAGDPNTRVILWDSELLGFGCRVYPSGAKTFVLSYRTNGRKRLLTIGRYGTLTVEQARKMARAELVKAEAGTDPLEERQRDTRGETIKDLCAAYLERHASQKKSGHDDQRRIERHILPAWRNLKAASIKRADVAALHSKIGKRAPYEANRTLALVAKMFELARRWGFVPEAHINPARDIDRFKEQKRDRYIKPDELPHLAAAINAEPNESARNGLWLYLLTGARKSEILRARWDDLDLERGELRLADTKAGRTHYLPLSAPALALLREIPRQPGNPFILPGKGPRAAKATDKTAAPLVNISKPWLRVKTAATLARWRELPQVAELIDRLTEARAATISKHAAKDTDTTPSLTEIRAACDTAGLTLPPAIDDVRLHDLRRTVGSWLAQAGNSLHLIGRVLNHSNASTTQVYARFGQDNVRAALEQHGERLMGAAGLTPKADVVDMPTKHRKAG, encoded by the coding sequence ATGGCGAACGATTCAGGCAAGACCGAACGGCGCAAGCTGATTAAGCGCGACGTTGACGCGGCCCGGCACGAAGCCGGCGACCCGAACACCCGCGTTATCCTGTGGGATTCCGAGCTGCTCGGTTTCGGCTGTCGCGTCTATCCGAGCGGCGCGAAAACCTTTGTGCTGTCCTACCGCACCAACGGACGCAAGCGGCTATTGACCATCGGTCGCTATGGCACCTTGACGGTTGAACAAGCCCGCAAGATGGCGCGCGCGGAGCTGGTGAAAGCGGAGGCCGGCACCGATCCCCTTGAAGAGCGCCAGCGCGACACCCGAGGCGAGACCATCAAGGACTTGTGCGCGGCCTATCTCGAACGGCACGCCAGCCAAAAGAAAAGCGGCCATGATGACCAGCGGCGCATTGAGCGGCACATCTTGCCCGCCTGGCGCAATCTGAAAGCGGCCAGCATCAAGCGCGCGGACGTGGCGGCGCTGCATTCCAAGATCGGCAAGCGCGCACCCTATGAGGCGAACCGGACCCTTGCCCTGGTGGCCAAGATGTTCGAGCTTGCCCGGCGCTGGGGTTTTGTGCCCGAGGCGCACATCAACCCGGCGCGCGATATTGACCGCTTCAAGGAACAAAAGCGCGACCGCTACATCAAGCCCGACGAATTGCCCCACCTGGCGGCGGCCATCAATGCCGAGCCGAACGAATCAGCCCGCAACGGCCTTTGGCTGTATCTGCTGACTGGTGCCCGCAAGTCTGAGATATTGCGCGCGCGCTGGGATGATCTCGACCTTGAGCGCGGCGAACTGCGGCTTGCCGACACCAAGGCCGGCCGGACTCACTACCTGCCCTTGAGCGCGCCAGCCCTGGCGCTGTTGCGCGAGATTCCGCGCCAGCCCGGAAACCCTTTCATCTTGCCCGGCAAAGGCCCGCGCGCGGCCAAGGCGACCGACAAGACGGCGGCCCCGCTGGTGAATATCTCCAAGCCGTGGTTGCGCGTGAAGACGGCGGCGACCTTGGCACGCTGGCGCGAACTCCCCCAGGTTGCCGAGCTGATTGACCGCTTGACCGAGGCCCGCGCGGCCACCATCAGCAAGCACGCGGCCAAGGACACCGATACAACCCCGTCACTGACAGAGATTCGCGCGGCTTGCGACACGGCCGGCTTGACCCTCCCACCCGCCATCGATGATGTTCGCTTGCATGACCTGCGGCGGACTGTTGGAAGCTGGTTAGCCCAGGCTGGCAATTCCTTGCACCTGATTGGTCGCGTGCTGAATCACTCCAACGCCAGCACCACACAAGTCTATGCCCGGTTCGGACAAGACAACGTGCGCGCGGCGCTCGAACAGCATGGCGAGCGGCTGATGGGTGCGGCTGGCCTGACGCCCAAGGCGGACGTGGTGGACATGCCGACCAAGCACCGCAAGGCCGGCTGA
- a CDS encoding putative hemolysin, translating to MMHHSIALTGSITLVFALMATTLIADDSASTQLANPASVNCHKQGGELSIRQRPNGGEYGICVFEENRQCEEL from the coding sequence ATGATGCATCATTCCATCGCGTTAACTGGTTCGATCACCCTGGTCTTCGCCCTGATGGCCACCACCCTGATTGCCGACGACAGCGCATCAACCCAACTCGCCAACCCGGCATCTGTGAATTGCCACAAGCAAGGCGGTGAACTCTCCATCCGCCAGCGACCGAACGGCGGCGAATACGGGATCTGTGTTTTTGAGGAGAATCGCCAGTGCGAGGAATTGTAG
- a CDS encoding DDE-type integrase/transposase/recombinase produces MTDCDSDAERRQQIALFRHQVIGELVHFPEGHKGLYALIEQKAARDYVIPGSQRTRVAAETIRDWLKAYRRGGFDALLPKPRADRGQSRRLPAEVVETLLAIKEANPKLSVQLVIRAARERPEVPEALPLPPSTVHRLLARHGLMEPPKETPVDQDRRRFAFAQAGELWMSDVMHGPSVVVGGRVKRKTYLIAFIDDATRVIPHAAFALSENTRAFLPVLKTAVAKRGLPARLYVDNGANYRSQQLALVCAKLGIALIHARPYRPQGKGKIERWFKTVRAQLLTRLTSEDTASLEALNRRLATWVEGEYHLSPHRALEGLTPLERWAQSAEALRYPEPSLDLADVFLFEAQRKVQKDRTVSLNGVVYEVDALLVGETVTLRFDPEAPPERGVQVCHHGKRIEVARPVQTYANCFVRRERPSSTLHSDTPAAEPAPSALRLRELPDDGEVR; encoded by the coding sequence ATGACTGATTGTGATTCCGACGCCGAACGGCGCCAGCAGATCGCCTTGTTTCGCCACCAGGTGATTGGCGAGCTCGTGCATTTTCCCGAGGGCCACAAGGGGCTGTATGCGCTGATTGAGCAGAAAGCCGCGCGTGACTATGTCATCCCCGGCAGCCAACGCACCCGGGTGGCGGCCGAGACCATCCGTGATTGGCTCAAGGCCTATCGCCGCGGTGGCTTTGATGCCCTGTTACCCAAGCCACGCGCTGATCGCGGCCAATCCCGGCGCTTGCCAGCCGAGGTGGTGGAGACGCTGCTGGCGATCAAGGAGGCCAACCCGAAACTCTCCGTCCAGCTGGTCATCCGCGCAGCCCGTGAGCGCCCCGAGGTGCCCGAGGCACTGCCCCTGCCGCCCTCGACCGTGCATCGGCTGCTCGCCCGCCATGGGTTGATGGAGCCACCCAAGGAGACGCCGGTCGATCAGGACCGGCGCCGTTTCGCCTTTGCCCAGGCCGGGGAGCTGTGGATGAGCGATGTGATGCACGGCCCCAGCGTGGTGGTGGGCGGGCGAGTGAAGCGCAAGACCTATTTGATCGCCTTCATCGATGACGCCACCCGGGTGATCCCGCATGCGGCCTTCGCGCTTTCGGAGAATACGCGGGCGTTCTTGCCGGTGCTGAAAACGGCGGTGGCCAAGCGCGGGCTGCCGGCTCGGCTGTATGTCGACAATGGCGCCAATTACCGCTCCCAGCAGTTGGCGCTGGTGTGCGCCAAGCTGGGGATCGCCTTGATTCACGCCCGTCCCTATCGCCCTCAGGGCAAGGGCAAGATCGAGCGTTGGTTCAAGACGGTACGGGCGCAGTTGCTCACCCGGCTGACCTCGGAGGATACCGCCAGCCTGGAGGCGCTCAATCGCCGGCTGGCGACCTGGGTCGAGGGGGAGTATCACCTCAGTCCCCATCGCGCCCTGGAGGGGCTCACACCGCTGGAGCGGTGGGCGCAAAGCGCCGAGGCGCTGCGTTATCCCGAGCCGTCCTTGGATCTGGCCGATGTGTTTTTGTTCGAGGCCCAGCGCAAGGTGCAGAAGGATCGTACCGTGAGTCTCAACGGGGTGGTCTATGAGGTCGATGCGCTCTTGGTGGGAGAGACGGTGACCTTGCGCTTCGATCCCGAGGCGCCGCCGGAGCGTGGGGTGCAGGTGTGCCATCACGGCAAACGCATCGAAGTGGCGCGTCCGGTGCAGACCTATGCCAATTGTTTTGTCCGTCGTGAGCGTCCGTCCTCGACCCTGCACAGCGACACCCCGGCGGCGGAGCCAGCGCCCTCGGCGCTGCGCCTGCGTGAGCTACCCGATGACGGGGAGGTGCGCTGA
- a CDS encoding ExeA family protein, translating to MYQKHFALTAFPFDVTPEPDALFASSSLAEAEARLKHLLELRGIGLVTGEAGSGKTTVCRKVAAELHPGLYRVFYVPLSTGNVMDMYKSVAWELGLPTERNRAAAFRVIRTEISRLTLEARQCPVLIVDEAHHLRNDVLEDLRLLTNYRMDAENRLCLLLVGLTELRRRLAMAVHESLAQRVVVRHHLSGLTREEVPGYLTHRLRLAGCELEVFEPAAVEALFQATQGMPRKLNRLAHYALISAASEKARTVSIDHVQLAREEVGP from the coding sequence ATGTATCAGAAGCATTTCGCACTCACGGCTTTTCCCTTTGATGTCACGCCGGAGCCGGATGCGCTCTTTGCCTCCAGTTCCCTGGCCGAGGCCGAGGCGCGGTTGAAGCACTTGCTCGAGTTGCGCGGCATTGGCCTGGTCACCGGCGAGGCGGGATCGGGGAAAACCACGGTGTGCCGCAAGGTGGCGGCGGAGCTGCATCCGGGCTTGTATCGGGTGTTCTATGTGCCGCTCTCGACGGGTAATGTGATGGATATGTACAAGTCGGTGGCCTGGGAGTTGGGACTGCCGACGGAGCGCAATCGCGCGGCGGCCTTTCGGGTGATTCGCACGGAGATTTCGCGTTTGACCCTGGAGGCGAGGCAGTGCCCGGTGCTGATCGTCGATGAGGCGCATCACTTGCGCAATGATGTCTTGGAGGATTTGCGCTTGCTGACCAATTACCGCATGGATGCGGAGAATCGCTTGTGTCTACTGCTGGTGGGACTGACGGAGTTGCGCCGGCGCTTGGCGATGGCGGTGCATGAGTCGTTGGCGCAGCGCGTTGTGGTGCGTCATCACTTGAGCGGCCTGACGCGCGAGGAGGTGCCTGGGTATTTGACCCATCGCCTGCGCTTGGCGGGATGTGAGCTTGAGGTGTTCGAGCCGGCGGCGGTGGAGGCTTTGTTTCAGGCGACTCAGGGGATGCCACGCAAGCTCAATCGGCTGGCGCATTATGCGTTGATCAGCGCGGCGAGCGAGAAGGCGCGCACGGTGAGCATTGATCACGTGCAGCTGGCACGTGAGGAGGTGGGGCCATGA
- the istB gene encoding IS21-like element helper ATPase IstB, translating into MVQTATLPLMLKQLRLSSIAQHWQGFLDHAQRHGWDSAQYLSALCEQELADRDSRRIARYSKDARLPVGKSLASFDFAQVPGLAREQIEALAGSADWTRQARNLLLFGPSGVGKTHLAAAIGHGLTVQGVRVRYLATTALVQQLQLARTQLHLEDALHKLERYAVLILDDFGYVKKSETETQVLFELIAHRYETASLIITSNQPFAEWDRIFPDQMMTVAAVDRLVHHATIIELSSDSYRRKQALGQIAAEPGSLTPTPAPTITLPSPSTITSVGCRDDDSESAPSG; encoded by the coding sequence ATGGTTCAAACCGCCACCTTACCCCTGATGCTCAAGCAACTGCGCCTCTCGAGCATCGCGCAGCATTGGCAGGGTTTCCTCGACCACGCCCAGCGCCACGGCTGGGACAGCGCCCAATACCTGAGCGCCTTATGCGAGCAGGAACTGGCTGATCGCGACAGCCGGCGCATCGCCCGCTACAGCAAAGACGCCCGCCTGCCGGTCGGCAAGAGCCTGGCCAGCTTCGACTTCGCCCAAGTCCCTGGCCTGGCCCGCGAACAGATCGAGGCGCTGGCCGGCAGCGCGGATTGGACGCGCCAGGCGCGCAACCTGCTGCTGTTTGGCCCCAGCGGTGTGGGCAAAACCCATTTGGCCGCCGCCATCGGTCACGGACTCACCGTGCAGGGGGTGCGCGTGCGCTACCTCGCCACCACCGCCCTGGTGCAGCAGTTGCAGCTGGCCCGCACGCAGCTGCACCTGGAGGATGCCTTGCACAAGCTCGAGCGCTACGCCGTACTGATCCTGGATGATTTCGGCTACGTGAAAAAATCCGAGACGGAAACCCAGGTGCTGTTTGAACTCATCGCCCATCGCTATGAGACCGCCAGCCTGATCATCACCTCCAACCAACCGTTCGCCGAATGGGATCGCATCTTCCCGGATCAGATGATGACCGTCGCCGCCGTCGATCGCTTGGTGCATCACGCGACAATTATCGAACTCAGTAGCGACAGTTACCGGCGCAAGCAGGCCCTGGGGCAGATCGCCGCTGAGCCCGGGAGCCTGACACCAACGCCAGCGCCAACGATCACGTTACCCTCGCCATCGACGATAACCTCGGTGGGTTGTCGCGATGATGACTCTGAGTCCGCGCCCTCGGGATGA